One Maribacter cobaltidurans genomic window carries:
- a CDS encoding ThuA domain-containing protein produces MKRKLKIALKIVLGLFLLFVIAIGLFIYKARYGFNFYESDPPELPADMVGHTVLLFSKTNGFRHGEAIDASIPAFEKMAKNNGWKLFSTDNGAVFNPEQLQKFDVVIWNNCSGKVLDKEQRQNFKSYLENGGGYLGIHASGDNSHQWEWYEKNVIGTLFSHHSLNPQFQMGTMHLEEGNATLTKALPTKWDREEEWYVFYDSPRDKGFKVLYALDEGNMNMSGNIPLLASDKDFGMGEDHPIVWYNTVGKGRVFYSALGHAGSAFEEPEHLQMLENAIQWAGKFNDE; encoded by the coding sequence ATGAAACGCAAACTAAAAATCGCCTTAAAGATTGTTTTGGGATTGTTTTTACTGTTCGTAATAGCAATAGGTCTTTTTATCTATAAAGCGCGCTATGGATTTAATTTTTACGAAAGCGACCCACCAGAGCTACCTGCGGATATGGTCGGACATACGGTCCTGCTATTCTCTAAAACCAATGGGTTTCGACATGGCGAAGCGATTGATGCTTCCATTCCCGCTTTTGAGAAAATGGCCAAGAACAACGGATGGAAACTTTTCTCTACAGATAATGGTGCTGTTTTTAATCCAGAGCAATTGCAAAAATTCGATGTGGTCATCTGGAACAATTGTAGCGGAAAGGTTTTGGACAAGGAACAACGTCAAAATTTCAAATCCTATTTGGAAAATGGAGGCGGTTATCTGGGCATTCATGCCTCTGGCGATAATTCACATCAATGGGAATGGTATGAAAAAAATGTAATCGGTACCCTGTTTTCACATCATTCGTTGAATCCACAATTTCAAATGGGGACAATGCATTTAGAGGAAGGAAATGCAACACTGACTAAAGCTCTACCGACCAAATGGGATCGTGAAGAGGAATGGTATGTTTTCTATGACAGTCCGCGCGATAAGGGTTTCAAAGTTCTTTACGCATTGGATGAAGGCAATATGAACATGAGCGGAAACATTCCACTTTTGGCTTCGGATAAGGATTTTGGTATGGGCGAAGACCATCCTATAGTTTGGTATAATACGGTTGGAAAAGGTCGGGTGTTCTATTCCGCCCTCGGCCATGCGGGTAGTGCGTTTGAGGAACCTGAACATTTACAAATGCTTGAAAATGCGATTCAATGGGCCGGAAAATTCAATGACGAATAG
- a CDS encoding beta-N-acetylhexosaminidase: protein MKKFFKILGIIVVVLLIGAAVAWFGFLKPEPPPISDEDRALVNLMPLPSEMEHGNGNFLINVDFGHSLKGMSNSKIEKGLERFYSRFGEITEIPIKNKEGVELVIDCKKTTKAYPSLNDDESYSLIISDSKIELSANSDTGILYGLESLLQLTKQENGDWVFPELELKDNPRFPWRGLMIDAGRHWVNKETILRNLDAMAAVKMNVLHWHLSEYQGFRVESKKFPKLHEMGSQGNFYSQEDIKEIVAYASDRGIRVIPEFDVPGHTTAWFVGHPELASAPGPYVLDSVFGILDPVMDPTRDEVYDFLDVFVGEMADLFPDEYMHIGGDEVKTAQWDANDSIQNFMKENNIEDSHELQAYFNIRLQKILKKHSKKMMGWDEIIHPDLPKDGIAVQSWRSHKSLWDVARSGNKAVLSSGYYLDHKRPAAFHYTVDPMKIEGGVTIDIDSTNWKGYECKLYVQGTEIDGHVYFFGEGENLRGVMNFMETATDFSNVQLDDETMKFEAEASVGTINYELTTKADSLLGEASIAMFTIDVKGRQTGGSDMPEGEALPKFEKIQPLTAEEEKNILGGEACQWSEMVDNRTIDSRIWPRAAVVAEKLWSPQVLTSNVDDMYRRLMELDDDLDQMGIQHQTSGPEIVQNIVQEPYQKPLQNLVDVLQEDEFFNRMLIYEPQLYTTTPLNRIVDAARPESYVAYRFNKDVDLYLETNDSDAKERILYELQVWSKNHSQLAPALGIPEKYIEDSPLSLEKLPEENSRLKEVEAHSKNLSALSELALSALNGQSVNTNNSEMDSLFIDAGRGHGGTKLSIESGLKKLIQHNQE, encoded by the coding sequence ATGAAAAAATTCTTTAAAATTCTAGGAATAATAGTTGTTGTGCTGCTCATTGGGGCAGCGGTAGCTTGGTTTGGATTTTTAAAACCCGAACCACCACCGATTTCCGATGAAGATAGAGCGCTGGTCAATCTAATGCCATTGCCTTCTGAAATGGAACATGGCAATGGAAATTTTCTAATTAATGTTGATTTTGGCCATTCCCTAAAGGGTATGAGCAATTCGAAAATCGAAAAAGGCCTTGAACGCTTCTATTCTCGATTTGGGGAGATCACCGAAATACCTATTAAGAACAAAGAAGGTGTTGAATTGGTAATCGATTGTAAAAAAACCACTAAAGCATACCCTTCCTTAAATGACGACGAATCTTATTCCTTAATTATTTCCGATTCCAAAATAGAGCTGTCTGCGAATAGTGATACTGGTATTTTGTACGGATTGGAATCGCTCTTGCAATTGACAAAACAAGAAAATGGCGACTGGGTCTTTCCAGAATTGGAGCTAAAGGATAACCCTAGATTCCCTTGGCGTGGATTGATGATCGATGCTGGGCGACATTGGGTAAACAAAGAAACCATCCTTAGAAATCTAGATGCGATGGCTGCCGTCAAAATGAACGTTTTGCATTGGCACCTTTCGGAATACCAAGGGTTTCGGGTGGAATCGAAAAAGTTCCCGAAACTTCACGAAATGGGTTCACAAGGCAATTTTTATTCCCAAGAAGATATAAAGGAAATTGTCGCATACGCTTCCGATCGAGGTATACGTGTTATTCCTGAATTCGATGTGCCGGGGCATACGACGGCTTGGTTTGTCGGCCATCCTGAACTGGCGAGTGCCCCGGGCCCTTATGTTCTGGATTCCGTATTCGGTATCCTCGATCCGGTAATGGATCCGACTCGCGATGAGGTCTATGATTTTTTGGATGTGTTTGTTGGCGAAATGGCCGATCTGTTTCCTGACGAATATATGCACATTGGAGGCGATGAAGTGAAGACCGCTCAATGGGATGCCAATGATTCAATCCAAAACTTTATGAAGGAAAACAACATTGAAGATTCCCATGAACTACAGGCCTATTTCAACATCCGTCTTCAAAAAATACTGAAAAAGCACAGCAAAAAAATGATGGGCTGGGACGAGATTATACATCCAGATTTACCTAAAGATGGTATAGCCGTACAATCATGGCGATCACACAAATCGCTTTGGGATGTCGCCAGATCTGGTAATAAAGCGGTATTGTCTTCGGGATATTATTTGGATCACAAGCGACCCGCAGCCTTTCATTACACCGTAGATCCGATGAAAATCGAGGGCGGTGTAACCATCGATATCGATTCGACGAATTGGAAAGGGTATGAGTGCAAATTATATGTACAGGGTACCGAAATAGATGGTCATGTTTATTTCTTCGGGGAAGGCGAAAATCTAAGGGGGGTCATGAACTTTATGGAGACTGCCACTGACTTTTCCAATGTGCAGCTTGATGACGAAACGATGAAATTCGAGGCCGAGGCTTCCGTAGGAACAATTAATTATGAACTAACGACCAAGGCTGATTCCCTTCTTGGCGAGGCCAGCATTGCTATGTTTACAATTGATGTAAAGGGAAGGCAAACAGGAGGAAGCGATATGCCCGAGGGGGAAGCCTTGCCTAAATTTGAGAAAATTCAGCCGTTGACTGCCGAGGAAGAAAAAAATATCTTGGGAGGCGAAGCCTGCCAATGGAGCGAAATGGTCGATAACCGAACCATAGATTCCAGAATTTGGCCGAGGGCGGCCGTTGTGGCCGAAAAATTATGGAGTCCACAGGTGCTTACATCCAATGTAGATGATATGTACCGCAGGTTGATGGAGTTGGATGATGACTTGGATCAAATGGGAATCCAGCATCAAACCAGTGGCCCGGAAATCGTTCAAAATATTGTTCAGGAACCCTACCAAAAACCCCTCCAGAATTTGGTGGATGTTTTACAGGAGGATGAATTTTTTAATCGCATGCTGATTTACGAACCCCAGTTGTACACGACCACTCCTTTGAACCGAATCGTCGATGCCGCACGGCCGGAAAGTTATGTAGCCTATAGATTCAATAAAGATGTCGATTTGTACCTTGAGACCAATGATTCTGATGCCAAAGAACGTATTTTATATGAACTGCAAGTTTGGTCGAAAAATCATTCGCAATTGGCACCTGCCCTCGGAATTCCGGAAAAGTATATTGAAGATAGTCCGCTCTCGTTGGAAAAACTTCCCGAAGAAAACTCCCGTTTGAAAGAAGTCGAAGCTCATTCAAAAAACCTGTCGGCACTATCCGAATTGGCGTTGAGTGCATTGAACGGACAATCTGTAAATACAAATAACTCGGAGATGGATTCGCTCTTTATCGATGCAGGTAGGGGTCATGGCGGCACCAAACTTTCGATTGAGTCAGGACTGAAAAAATTGATTCAACATAATCAGGAATAG